In Nitrospiria bacterium, the genomic stretch GAGATAGGGACGGGGGTAAAGGGGTTTGGGCCAAGGGGAAAGAAAAATAAAAAAACTGGCCCATCAAAGAAATAAAAAGGACTCTGGAAACTACCTGAAAAATTTGAGGAAACCAAAAAATAGTTTTAGTTCTGAACAGGAATTTCATTTTTTTTCCGGGGATCCATATCAAGGAAAAAAATAAGGCTAGTTTCCTTGATATAACTTTCATTTTGAACTATTTTAAATAAACAGGGTGTTTTGGAGAAGAGAAAACCCTCTCACCATAAAAACCCAAAATATGAACTCACAAATAGAACAATTCCTCACCTATCTCTTGGTTGAAAAAGGGCTTTCCAAGAACACCATTGAAGCCTACGACCGTGACCTTGCGAGTTTTTTTGAACACTCAAAAAAAAACAAATTTAAGACCATTCACACCGAAAACATTATATCATTTCTAAAGGAACTTCGGATCAAAGGCAATTCTCCCTCGACTCAAGCAAGAAAACTCTCCTCTTTAAGAACCTTTTACCGTTTCCTGGTAGGAGAGGGAAATATAAAAACAGATCCCACGCTTCCTTTGAACTCTCCTAAAAAATGGGTCAAACTTCCCCATGTGCTTACGGTCAAGGAAATGGAGCGCTTGCTTGAAATCCAGAAACAAAAAGGGCCCCAAGGCATCCGGGATAATGCATTGCTAGAACTTTTATATGCCACAGGGATCCGGGTAACTGAAC encodes the following:
- the xerD gene encoding site-specific tyrosine recombinase XerD, which translates into the protein MNSQIEQFLTYLLVEKGLSKNTIEAYDRDLASFFEHSKKNKFKTIHTENIISFLKELRIKGNSPSTQARKLSSLRTFYRFLVGEGNIKTDPTLPLNSPKKWVKLPHVLTVKEMERLLEIQKQKGPQGIRDNALLELLYATGIRVTELVTLKLQNIQWEMSYLTTFGKGLKERIIPLSHPALTKVETYLLEARPLLLMKKKSDFLFLNRRGQSMTRQYVWQLLKRYAKSAEITKPISPHTLRHSFASHLLEHGADLRSVQQLLGHADISTTQIYTHVTRDHLKKIHRLYHPRP